One Spiribacter halobius DNA segment encodes these proteins:
- a CDS encoding DUF2726 domain-containing protein → MARLLEILAIELLPVLGGLVGLLLALLIWRRWRRRQPTGVRPRRARRKSILNEPGRAFLDALDRAIGREYRVFVRVPAAEVVQVLGEGNAERRKAEEDRLVRQRFDFLLCDPDTLAPLCAIQMDARDRDGGQSVFIGELCREIGLPLLRVPERPAYAVSRLRNLIRERVAAAEVPGVDASREPWIGEATEPVEDTETGTAGAAPADGPSCPRCGSGMTARAVTTGAHAGRRVWRCARYPECPAVVTDARARE, encoded by the coding sequence GTGGCGCGACTGCTGGAGATCCTCGCCATCGAGCTGCTGCCGGTGCTGGGTGGACTGGTCGGGCTGCTGCTGGCGCTGCTGATCTGGCGGCGGTGGCGGCGTCGGCAGCCGACCGGTGTGCGCCCGCGCCGGGCGCGTCGCAAGTCGATCCTCAACGAGCCTGGGCGGGCGTTCCTGGACGCCCTGGACCGGGCAATCGGCCGCGAGTATCGGGTATTCGTGCGGGTCCCGGCGGCCGAGGTGGTCCAGGTGCTGGGAGAGGGGAACGCCGAGCGGCGTAAAGCCGAGGAGGACAGGCTCGTGCGGCAGCGCTTCGACTTCCTGCTCTGCGACCCGGACACGCTGGCCCCGCTCTGCGCCATCCAGATGGACGCCCGCGACCGCGACGGTGGCCAGAGCGTCTTCATTGGCGAGCTCTGCCGGGAGATCGGCCTGCCGCTGCTGCGGGTGCCCGAGCGACCCGCCTATGCGGTGAGCCGCCTGCGCAATCTGATCCGCGAGCGTGTGGCGGCGGCCGAGGTGCCCGGCGTCGATGCGAGCCGCGAGCCGTGGATCGGCGAGGCCACGGAGCCGGTGGAGGACACGGAAACCGGCACCGCCGGAGCGGCCCCGGCGGACGGCCCGAGCTGCCCGCGCTGCGGCAGCGGGATGACGGCGCGGGCGGTGACCACCGGCGCCCACGCCGGGCGGCGGGTCTGGCGTTGCGCGCGCTATCCCGAGTGCCCGGCCGTGGTCACGGACGCCCGCGCCCGGGAGTGA